The nucleotide window TTTGTTGGAATTAATTCTAATAACCAACTATGTCCTCTGATTCCTCAGACCGAATTCTCAACTTCAAAAATATCCATATCGGCAGTTTTCTGAAACAAAGAGTTTTGGAATGCGAAATTGATGATCGCAGAATCTGTAATTTTCTGAAATGCACAGAAAATGAACTACGCCTGATGTACGAACAGCAAAGTCTAGATTCTGAGATTTTGTTGAAATGGAGCAAACTTTTATCCTACGATTTTTTCAGGCTTTATTCCCAGCACCTGATTTTCTATTCTCCACCAAGCAAAGTTTCTCAGGACCAGACAGCTAAAAAATCTGATCTTCCGGCTTTCAGGAAGAATATCTACACGCAAGAGGTGATAGATTTTATCTTGGAACAGATCAATTCCGGGGCAATGACAAAAAGCAAAGTGATGGAGCATTACAACATTCCACGGACGACTTTGTACAAATGGATCGAAAAACACAAACCAAAACCAAGTGATGAAACCGAATTATAAAAACATCTACACAGACATTCTTCTGAAAAAGTTTCCGCATAAACAGCAGGATTGTCTTTCAATTTTAAACAAAAAAGATCTTTCTGATCTGGACGTGATAGAACTCAATATCAAAATATTTGGTAAGAAAAACAAAGAAGCAGAGCGTCAAAATCAAAAATACAGATCTTACAATGAAACCACTATTCTCGAAATTCTGGATTACAAAAAGAAGAATAACCTGAATGATTCTCAGCTAGCAAATCATTTCAAACTAAGCCGCAACACGGTTGCCAAATGGAAAAAAGTGTTTGTCGTTTGATCTCAATTTAAAAAATAGATTCTTCGGTTGCTGTGGTAAAAAGTTCCAGAAACTTCATTCCGCGGTAAGAATTCCCTTTTGGATTCAGCTTTGGACTCCAGACCGTGATGACATATCTGCCTGGAAATAATGCTGTAATTCCGCCGCCAACACCACTTTTACCAGGAAGTCCAACCCGAAAAGAGAATTCGCCAGACTCATCATAGAAACCACACGTTTGCATAATGGCATTCACTCTTTTGGTTTGGCTTTTGGTCAAGATCATTTTATGGTCTGATATTTTTCTGCCGCCATTGGCCAAAAAGCTAAAAGCATGGCACAATTCCATCGTATTCATTTCTACTGAACAGATCAGGCTGTAAAGATTTAGGACTTCATCCGGATTGTTTTTAATGTTCCCAAAAGATTTGATAAAATTACATAGCGCAGCGTTTCGGTAACCAATATTCAGTTCACTTTCCGCTACAGTTTCTGAATAGTTGATAGTTTCCGAGTCTGTGATATCTCTCACAAAAGTCAAAAACGCTTTCTTTGGATCTTCGAACAAGTCGATCAGAATGTCAGAAATAACAAGTGCACCAGCATTAAGAAAAGGATTTCTGGGAATTCCCTGATCAGATTCCAATTGAACTAGAGAATTAAACGGATTCCCAGACGGTTCCACGTCGACGCGTTCCCAGATCTTCTCGCCCGTGCGGCTATAAACTAGGCAGAGTAGGAGAACTTTAGAAATGCTTTGGATAGAAAATCTGGT belongs to Chryseobacterium sp. KACC 21268 and includes:
- a CDS encoding transposase; translation: MSSDSSDRILNFKNIHIGSFLKQRVLECEIDDRRICNFLKCTENELRLMYEQQSLDSEILLKWSKLLSYDFFRLYSQHLIFYSPPSKVSQDQTAKKSDLPAFRKNIYTQEVIDFILEQINSGAMTKSKVMEHYNIPRTTLYKWIEKHKPKPSDETEL
- a CDS encoding helix-turn-helix domain-containing protein; this encodes MKPNYKNIYTDILLKKFPHKQQDCLSILNKKDLSDLDVIELNIKIFGKKNKEAERQNQKYRSYNETTILEILDYKKKNNLNDSQLANHFKLSRNTVAKWKKVFVV
- a CDS encoding glutaminase; translation: MTQHYQTIIETIFHQIKNEENPGEVASYIPELANIDPDQFAVSIKLINEENYSYGDYQTRFSIQSISKVLLLCLVYSRTGEKIWERVDVEPSGNPFNSLVQLESDQGIPRNPFLNAGALVISDILIDLFEDPKKAFLTFVRDITDSETINYSETVAESELNIGYRNAALCNFIKSFGNIKNNPDEVLNLYSLICSVEMNTMELCHAFSFLANGGRKISDHKMILTKSQTKRVNAIMQTCGFYDESGEFSFRVGLPGKSGVGGGITALFPGRYVITVWSPKLNPKGNSYRGMKFLELFTTATEESIF